Genomic window (Acinonyx jubatus isolate Ajub_Pintada_27869175 chromosome B1, VMU_Ajub_asm_v1.0, whole genome shotgun sequence):
ttttatacatttatttatttttgagagacagaaacagagcgtgagcagggcaggggcagggagggagagggagacacagaattggaagcaggtacaggctccgagctgtcggctcagagcccaacgcagggctcaaactcacaaactgtgagatcgtgacctgagccgaggtcggacacttaaccaactgagccacccaggcgcccctctaggtcTGTTCTTgttttgcatacttttttttctctcttttggggCTCTTGGatgcctcagtctgttaagcatctgactcttgattttggctctggccATGATGTCgcgatttgtgagatcaagccccactctcagcactgagcctgctggggattctctctccctctttctctctgaccctcccccgcttgtgtgctcgcttgctcgctctctcagaAGATAtataagctttaaaacaaaagtttctctcttctgttcagcttgattactttgcATTACTGTGTCGTCCAGGTCACTGATCACTCTTCTACTTCTTTCCCCTGCCGTTCGTTCTGTCAAGTGCGTTGCCCGTTTCATTTCGTGTATCCTTTATCTCGACTGCGTTactctttctctgttttaaacGTCTCACTCATGTCTCCCACTCTTTTCCCAAGTCCGGTAGGTATCCTTATGATCGTTGTTTTAAAGTCCGTATTTATCAGGTCtgttacttatctctgttttgcttagatctctggccgtGGCCTCATCCTGTTCATTGATTTCGGATAAATGTCTCCGTTTCCTCATTTGGTCTGCCTCTCCGTGTCTATTTGTCCGTGTTAAGAAATGCACctgtgtcttctgctcttgaaagtagtggcatAATTAAGTCACTTCCCTGCCCTGCACTGTCTCCTGTTCCCCAGaacctggcccttcaggagaGTGTCCTGTGCGTGTCGCTTACACCCTGCTCTTGTGTCTGGGTCACTTATCTTTTCGGTGAAGTCATCTGCGTTGACTCTCTGCCTGTCGCGGGCTGTGCTTGCTCCCTGTGGCATTCGTGGCACCAGCCCTTGGGGGGCATACCACTGGGGAACTTGGGAGCAGAGCAAACTGAGTGCTGGGACACTTGTCCTATGCCTTATCCCCTGAAGTGCTGCAGCGGCCGGCGGCTGCACACCAGTGCAGCCAGGGGTATGCGGCTCGGCATGGTGTGGTGATTTGGCTCGTATTCAGCTATTTGGAATCGTCTCCACGTTTATCCGCTAGCTCAGCGGTCACAGAGCCTGTGGTCACATAGGCCCTTGGCAAAAACACACAGGACTTAGTAGAGACTTGTTGAACTCATTATGGAATCAAAGTACAATCCATTTTTCCATTCCCAGCGAAACTATTTTTCCATTCTATGTTAACAAACCAGATACATTTGTATCACTCACTGGAAAGTAATGGTTGGATCAGAAATGAGAGTACCTGATTACCACCGCAAAAGACAGATTCGGTAGGCAACATCTAAAAGCAACAATAATCAATTGGTTTTGAAACAGGCATCTTCATCATTGACCTCCCTAATCGAAACAGAAATGCGTCTTTGCAATAAATGGTTTCCTAGGGTGAGAGCATTGTTACAAATAACAAAGCACAACATCTAAataaccctttattttttttttaaagctgcagaTGCTATTCTTATTCTTGAAAATCATCAACTTTAAAGATGAATCTGTTGGCTAAAACACACaatatgcacatgtacacacatattcaAAAGCATTCTCTGATAAACTctttaatggtaaaaaaaaaaaaagcaaagtaattgCTTTTATGAATTTAAAACGTTTCTGTTCTAGAGGTggtaaatacaaaatatgaataaagcttATGATTCTAACATCATGATATATTCCTATATGTCGTATGATGTTCCATAGTTGAAATTAAATTCCTCTCTGTCACCTTAAACAGGGTGATTGCAAATGTGACTCCATTATCCTTCCAGTGGTAGACCAGCATGAGCTGACCCCAATTGGGATTTGCCCCAACATTTCAAGAATTTGACCCAGCTAAGTTCATACGCCTCTAAACATTCTAATTACCAGATAATCTCTTGGTACCCACTCAATTTGTTACTGAATTCTTACCCTGTTTGTTACTGTTACATTATATGTCCACGGAGATTTTGAgtacatttttctccattttggcTTTGTCCTGTATTTTACAAATCCAGCTTACATTCAATCTTTGGTTGTTCTGTAGACCTCTGCTAAGATACTTATCAACAACATAAATATTGAATAGGATTAAAACCAATACCACGTCTCCTCTAAATTTTCACCAACACACAGTTTTAGGAGTTTTACAAAAGTTGTGATCAATATAGGAAAGCTGATGTTACCATTGTGTAGAACATCGTGCTTTTTGTACTGTacgagataatttttttttctaaatgttcttttttttttttcagtgtatgaaatttattgtcagattggtttctatacaacacccagtgctcatcccaaaaggtgccctcctcaatacccatcacccaccctcccctccctcctaccccccattaaccctcagtttgtgctcagtttttaagagtctcttatgctttggctctctccaactctaccctctttttttttttttttccttcccctcccccatgggtttctgttaagtttctcaggatccacataacagtgaaaccatatggtatctgtctttctctgtatggcttatttcacttagcatcacactctccagttccatccacgttgctacaaagggccagatttcattctttctcattgccacgtagtactccattgtgtatataagccacaatttctttatccattcatcagttgatggacatttaggcgctttccataatttggctattgttgagagtgctgctataaacattggggtacaagtgcccctatgcatcagtactcctgtatcccttgggtaaattcctagcagtgctactgctgggtcatagggtaggtctctttttaattttttgaggaacctccacactgttttccagagtagctgcaccaatttgcattcccaccaacagtgcaagagggttcccgtgtctccacatcctctccagcatctatagtctcctgatttgtgcattttggccactctgactggcttgaggtgatatctgagtgtggttttgatttgtatttccctgatgaggagcgacattgagcaccttttcatgtgcctgttggccatccggatgtcttctttagagaagtgtctattcatgttttctgcccatttcttcactgggttatttgtttttcgggtgtggagtttggggagctctttatagattttggatactagtcctttgtccgatatgtcatttgcaaatatcttttcccattccgttggttgccttttggttttgttggttgtttcctttgctgtgcggaagctttttatcttcataaggtcccagtagttcatttttgcttttaattcccttgcctttggggatgtgtcaagtaagaaattgctacggctgaggtcagagaggtcttttcctgctttctcctctagggttttgatggtttcctgtctcacattcaggtcctttatccattttgagtttctttttgtgaatggtgtgagaaagtggtctagtttcagtcttctgcatgttgctgtccagttctcccagcaccatttgttaaagagactgtcttttttccattggatattctttcctgctttgtcaaagatgagttggccatacgtttgtgggtctagttctggggtttctatgtgtctgtttttgtgccaataccatgctgtcttgatgattacagctttgtagtagaggctaaagtctgggattgtgatgcctcctgctttggtcttcttcttcaaaattactttggctattcggggccttttgtggttccataggaattttaggattgcttgttctagcttcgagaagaatgctggtgcaattttgattgggatggcattgaatgtgtagatagctttgggtagtattgacattttgactatttattcttccaatccatgagcacggaatgtttttccatttctttatattttcttccatttccttcataagctttctatagttttcagcatacagatcttttacatctttggttagatttatccctaggtattttatgcttcttggtgcaattgtgaatgggatcagtttctttatttgtctttctgttgcttcattattagtgtataagaatgcaactgatttctgtacattgattttgtatcctgcaactttgctaaattcatgtatcagttctaggagacttttggtggagtctatcagattttccatgtataatatcatgtcatctgcaaaaataatatcatgtcatctgcaaaaagtgaaagcttgacttcatctttgccaattttgatgcctttgatatccttttgttgtctgattgtggatgctagaacttccaacactgtgttaaacaacagcggtgagagtggacatccctgtcatgttcctgatatAAGAGATAATTTTTTACAGGATATTCcttagagaaaagtaaaaagtgggaaacaaattataaaaattgtttttaaaaagaaaagcctcctgtatcccttgggtaaattcctagcagtgctgttgctgggtcatagggtaggtctatttttgattttttgaggaacctccacactgttttccagagcgtctgcaccagtttgcattcccaccaacagtgcaagagggttcccgtttctccacatcctcgccagcatctgtagtctcctgatttgttcattgtagccactctgatGGGCGTGAGCTGgtttctcagtgtggttttgatttgtatttccctgatgaggagtgacgttgagcatcttttcatgtgtctgttggccctctggatgtcttctttagagaagtgtctattcgtatgttttcactcttatgtggatcctgagaaacttaacagaagcccatgggggaggggaagaaaaaaaaaagaggttagagagggagagagccaaagcataagagacttttaaaaacagaacgaactgagggttggtgggggtgggagggagggtagggtcggtgatgggtattgaggagggcacctgttgggatgagcacgaggtgttgtatggaaaccaatttgacaataaatttcatatttaaaaaaaaaagaaaaggctgcttATGCTCAGGctatttgcaaaaataataatttagtaatttaaacTGACTTGAAATGTATCTAATTCCAAATGTGTCTCCTTATTCACAGTGAAATATTTGATGATGTATCAGAGACAGTCCAAAAAATGGTCAAAATTATTATTCATTACACAACATTCAGGCTGAAATGTGTTCACTTAATGAGCAATTATCGATTTAATCTCTAAGATTGGTCATCCTCCAGTATTACTTGCCAGAATATTTAAAGTCAGGTAGTTCTGCTactttgtcagaaaaaaaaaagtcctgtttATACATGGAGATGGTTCCTACATAAATATTTGGTAATGAAATCTACAACAGAGTAGACAAACTGAAattattcctccctccccccatctgcAGTATCTATTAGTTGTAACCGAATACAATCACATTTTGTGTGATCATGTAGCTTACATAACAATGTGTAGTCAGTATGTCCCAAACTCATCTGTCGCAAACaggtataagaaataaaataacaggtTTAAAAGTGACGTTCTCTAGGGGCCACCAAGAATCCTAcgtaatttacatttttcatacgAGAATACAATTGAGGTGGTCATTCCACTGGTAATAGTCAAATGATTTACTTAAATTAGAATGGTCAGATTCTTTGGTCTATCCACTTCAACTGAGTATTAGGAACTTAAATAACATAATGTTAATAATTGCACATGATTCTGGCAGTTGATTTCAGAAGACAATGATAGATGTTTTGCTATCCTTATTCCAAATCAAATGGTCTTGTGTAGATTTTACCCATCTAGAGTCTCAGAATCCACTGActgtttttgagaaaaagacatCCCCCCCACCCTGTTACGACATATGTACTGTTTTCAGCCTCACAAAGCCTCCAGCCTATACACAAGctatacacaaatattaatatatttagttAAGGACTTCCTACTTATTAATTTTACAGTGAGGAAGCCACTgataatattttgaatgtttaaaagACTTCTACAAGGAGATGCCATTAGAGGAAATCTGAGACTTTGCCCTTGATCTTGATGAGTTGCTTTCTTATTGTCAGTGTTTGAACGAGCTAGTGTTCCTATGTAGTGAAGAAGAACATTTCAAGACTTTAAAGTTACACACCTCATCTTCAGGTGAGATACTCTACTTGACAGACAATTTTTAAAGGGCACAGTTTCTAGTCAGCATTTTTGCTATTGTATAAGTTAAGAAACAGAATTCTATAAAGAGCAAAGGAACATACAGTTAGCAACGTAGTAATTCATCCCCAGCATCAAGATAAAAGTgtcatacacttaaaaaagagttTAGCTGCcatggttaatatttttaaggttcaaTTATATGAAATTTGGAACAAGGATTTAAAACTCATCTCTACTATTTAGTGTTGGTTCTGACTAGAACATTTACACAAAAATGACTCGATGGGTAAAGTTCTAGACataacttacacacacacacatatacacatacatttgaCTCCATAACCCCACCACAAACCATGACTTAATGTTTCTCAAATATCCTTGATAAAAACAGTTAACAGAAGAACCTTTTAAACCCATTGATAGAACTTTCCAAGGAGATTCTGATTATCTAGACAGAGATTAGCAAATATATCAGATCACTTTGTGTCTTAGGTATATAGTTGCAAATCACCAACTCCTCCTGTGTGACAGTTTTGTTGCAGAACTTTATAACACTAGAAAACATGTCTCTAATTTCCTGCAAAGCACTCCAGTAACAAACCTCAAGGTGGTCCTAAATAGCTTTTTGGAGTGAATGAGAGCCATAGTTCATGAAACCATAGTTTACCTGTgcgttttttttcttctcctagaCTTTCAGGATTATTAGAACAATCAAATACTGAAATGAATTATTAAAGaatattgttttgaaatatttatacaaGGAAAGCAATCTGGTTCAGATATTTACTTGCCGAAAGAGATTATCAATCTAGAACACAGTCAGCACTATACCTAAGGATCTATAGCTCTTTGATTCTTGGTACATTTTAACTAAACTCATTAAATGACTTCATAAATTAACAGAGATCAATTCAAAACAATTTGTCAGTGACATGAATAATCTTCAGTGACAAAATAAGAAGCCAATGTCTAATAAAATCCAATAGAATTTTGTATTTCGCTATTGCTTTCAAATACTGTGGTTATTGAGATCTGGAAAAGAGCTCCGTCATATAGTTCATTCTTTATCTAGTTGAACATGCAACACTCGAGAGAAAGAGACCGCATTTAGAATCATGACTATAGTCACCCATTGCTACCAATGCCAAGTGAAAACTTTGCTGTGGTTTGTTGCTGATGTGTTGTTATTCCCTGATTTATTTTCAGCCTGTCGCTGTGTAATGAATCAGTCATCCCACTTCTCTCTTGTTGTTCCCTTTGCTTATGACTACGACACATCATTTGTTTTCCTACAAGAAATCTTcaaaaagtggaggaaaaaagcaaatgctttatgaCGCTCATTTGCCATAAAAGTTTGCACACTGTTTCTCCACGTGAATacatttagcatttttatttaaaatcattgcCCGCCCACGCCTCTGTCCCTGAACCATGTTCTCCAATTAACATATAACTCTTAGGTTCTGTATTTCTCTTCATAAGCAGAATTAGAGACCGATTCAAAAGGCTGAACCCACAGAGCTCATAAACTAGAGCCAACCTCCTAACAGTGCAAGTTTTCTTGACTACCCTGTGCTTCTAGGCATCTGTCAAGAGGGAGGCAACCACGAAAATGAGTAAGACCTTGAGAAGTGTGTACACCTTGTCAGCAATGCTTTGTGTTTTAAACACAGTCCACTTTTACTAGGTTCTTGTTGGTCACTAACGGAGAGGGTTTGCATTTAACCCTATCTGCAGCATCATGAGAACGACACACAGAGAACATTCTGGCTGTACACAGTGAGACTATAATTCTTCTGTATTCCTTCCTGAAATTTTGGTTCAGGAGCCCATATATAATGGCATTGAGGCAGCTGTTGAAATATGCCATATAGTAACTCGCCACAAATAGCCACTCTGGGATCCTGGGTACCATGCTGGCGGGGTCTGAAGCCACGGCAAGACCAATAAAGTTGAGAGGAGCCCAGCAAATGGCAAAAAGTACAAAAACCACAAACATGGTGACAAAGTTCCTGAAGTCCTGTGGTTTCATTTTGGGTTTACTGTCAGGTTTCACCCTCCGCCTGACCCGAAGAACCAGGATCCATATTCTCAGGTAGCAGAAGATGACTACGGTCATAGGAACGAGGAAATGAAAGACCACTACCGCGATTGTGTATGCTGAGCTGACAGACTGCGTAAACGTGCAGGAGTAGATCCTCGGGTCGTACTGCAGGGTGCCGGTACGCAGGTTGGGCACGATCGCCACGAGGGTCAGCATCCATATCAGGAACACGCAGCAGAGGGAATTCCTGTTACTGTACAGCTTGTCGTACTTGAGGCTGTGGCAGATGTAGCAATAGCGATTGATGGCAATTCCAGTGATATTGAATATTGAGCCAATGACACTCAAGCCCATCAGGAACCCGCTAATTTGGCAGTGCAGATGGCCCAGATTCCACCCGTTGTTAAATATAGATATCAGCACCAAGGGGTATGGATACACGGCTACCACCAGGTCCGCAACTGCCAGGCTCACCACGAATAGATTTCCTAAAAGAGAAAGGTTTAGAAAACACAGGTTGTTACCGATCTTGTGCGGATTGCAGGGgttttctttcacagttctgtTTGCTCAAAGAGCTCTTCTTACAACTCAGCTAACCGGGCAtcacagctgctgctgctgctgcatgATAAATGAAATGGAGGCCATCTTCACCCGGAAGTAAGCCCACCATGGCCCTGGTCAAGTCAGTTCTGCTGTTCACAAATTCCCACGTCCCTAAAACGAGGCATATTCCATGTCAGAAACTGATGTTCTTCAAACCATTTGGTTTctcttgtaattaaaaaaaaaaaaatctcgagtTCAGTATACTCATGTTACATATTTTGTTCTGGAATATTCTACATGGCCTGAGAAACCTCATGTCCCACATTTTCCCAAGTGACATGTGACTTCTCTAAGTTCTGAGCTTTCTGTCCCTCTAAGTCTCCAGCCACCCTCAAAGGCTGCCTCTAACTCCTGTTCTTGGGGAGCAATAAATCCTTGACCATAGTATAACAGTTAAGAGGAAAAGGGTTCTTTCATCAACTGTCTGGGTTAGAATATTGACTTCACCCCTTGCTAGCTGTCTCCCTGAGGCAAGTATCATCATCTCACCAGATGTCGACTTCCTCTTCTCTAAGATGGGGATAACGATAGTACCTTCTTCATAAGGGGATGATGAGCATGAATTGAGACAGTCTATGTCAAGTACCAAGCAGAATCTGTCACGTGATAAGCGCTCCACAAATGTTGGTATTCTACAACACTCACCTCAATCCAAAGGAGAAGGTAGAAATACTTGTAGATTTCATAAAGAACTTAAGGTCTAAAAATTAAAccctaaatattttctatgttaatAACGCAACACATTTTAAAGTCCAAAAACAAGGAACTCTAGTCAAATTTTAGAAGATACTCTGCAAGGATGTTCTTTACTTTGGTGGctcattttgtctttgtttcttactCTTCTTTCTGCCTTGAATGGCTCCTCTCTCCCGTTTTTAAAATGGTACCCATTTTCCCAAACCCATTTTCGATAGAAATGCCCAAAGCCTTTACTTACTTGCCCAACTATGTGGAAAACCTTCCTCTTTTGAAGGCTtctaaatcacatttttatacCACATTTAATTTGGATTAACTCATGATAAATTTCATTCAATAAAACCTTACCGAATGCATTTAATAGGTGgtggagaaacagaaatgtaCAGACAGTGATCCTATGATCCTTAAGcttagaaaaataagatagaagtACAATATGTACAGAAAAGGAATGGAGTGAGCATGAAAGAAGTGGGgaggaacattccaggcagagtgaccttacgttttgcattttattatactTGTGCACTTAACTTTGCTATATTTCCATACTGTAGTACCCTAAAAGTGTGTCCACCTCATAAATGCATCTAGAATAGTACCCACTTGGGACTTCTGTTCAAATGCTTGATGACAGATATTAAATTGTCATCTCCCAATACCTGAAATAAAATACCCTTTGTAGGGGAAGTTCCTGTCtggttaattttatttcacaGTCCTCCAAAAATTGCAAAGAAGTGAAGTAAGATAGttgtggctaaaataaaaaaaaaaaaagtcatggattTGCCATCTAAGTAGGAATTTCAGATAAATTGTTATAAATACAACTTCTTCAAAAGCTGGCTATACAAGGCCAAATTAAAGCAATCAGAACAAATTTATGTCTCCCCACAGAACAATTCCAATCGccagtgaaatatttaaattccaaCGTGGGCatgttttaatgaatttttaactCAAAGTGggtaatactttaaaaatatgtacaatatgTGAAATTCAGCTACAACTTGTCATCGAAGCAGTACATTTTTACCTAAAACGTTATAATGACAAATGgacatagatttatttttcaagaggcTAAAACTGAGATCATAAACTGTGTCACAGGTTTGTTTCATAGCATTCATCCTCTGCCCCATGTAGTTTGCAGCAATtaggcttctttttttaagtcgttacattaattaaatcatttgtttagttttctttgaaCTAATCCCATTTTACCAGagttgggagaaaaaaacaattaagcCATAGGCTCTTTGTAGATGTGGCTAATAGTGTCTCAGCTGGAAGCTTTATCACATCTGCAATGTGTGCGTagagggtgtgtgtgttggggagaagAATGATAAGGTAAGAGTAATTAACTTAATCATGATCATCCACATTATAAGATCACCTATTTCATCTCAGCCCTGTGTGTGTCCAGATAGACCGCCATCTCTCCATTTTTGCAGACACCCAACCCTCTGTACAACCAGCACAACAACGCATTCTGAAATTTCAAGTAAGTCCTGTGAACGGCTAGCAATTCCTCTTCTGTTGGATTTACGTCCAGCCCTTGCCCCAGAGGAACTGTAGACTCAGAGGATGTTAAGATGGGGAGGAACACTAGTGATCATGCAGGATAATTCCTActttttagaggtgaggaaagcTGAGAAACGGGGAACTCAATCGGAAGAAGTCATACCGTGAATGCAAGATTGCCACGGGCTGTTTATTTGTTAATGTCACTTGGTGCATTTCCCTAAGAGAGTTCCTATGGCTAGAAGTAGGTGAGGGTTGGGTAATGGGCCCTCTGGCCAGGCAGGCCCTGGCTTAGAGCCTCTTTAGGCATAATTCTAAAAAAGCATCTTAGAACCAGAATGAGGGGAAGGCAGTTACGGGTCTCTGTACTGGTAACAAGAAGATACCGCAAACAGCCTCACGATGATTAAAGACACAGGCAAACTATAAAGTGCTGAGCAAACAATCATTCTGGTGAATAAAACCTTAAATTGTAAGTGAAATGTGGCACGGATGTGAATAAGATCAGATAGCAGACAGCTGAAGAGTTGCCTTGGCTGAACTGCCTCCTTCAGCACGAGTCTGGGGACTTCCCTCTGGGAATGACCAGAGCAAGGGGTCATCGCCTTTCTATTTAGAAATACTTTTCTTCTTACCATCTTCCCACAGCTCAAGCTGTTGAGTCCATGAGGGTGGCGCCCACCTTACGCATCTTTCTCCCCCTACAACAGGGCCTGGCGCAGAGTTGTGTCTTGACACAAAATGCAGAGTGGGTCTATCTTATATGGACTAAGCTGAAAGGGCATTTGCATGCAGAGCTTCAGGGTTTTCTGTTCCCTGGCAGAGACCATTGCATGAGGGGTAAAAGGTGGAAGCGAAGCAGCAGTCGAGTCCTCTGTGCGCTTCCAGGCGGGCATACGGCCCCAGGCACTGGGGGGGCTCTGGCCCTCTCACTCCTGTCCCGGGCCTGCAGTGAGGGCTGCTGATGCAGGGGGCCCACAGCGTCTCCTGCTCCTTCTCGGAGCTCCAGCCTGGCTTGGAGAAAGGGAGACTGACAAGAGTTCAGTCCGTcctcctgggttccagcccttcCTCCAACGATCTCGTTTGCCCTTGCTTTCCCTCTTGAcatccatcttttcttttcaggTGCCTTATCTATAGACTCTAGGCTCGAGAAGGTTAATTTGATGTGTCAGCACGACCAGGGTCATAGGATGCTCAGGGAGCTGGTTAAACATCACTTGTGGGTGTGTCTGGAAGGGTGGTTCCAGaggaaattagcatttgaatgaACAGACCAGGTAAAGCAGAGGTCCTCCGCTGTCAGCCAATCCAGTAAGGGCCTGACT
Coding sequences:
- the MTNR1A gene encoding melatonin receptor type 1A, whose translation is MAGSWGAPGGTLKGNGSALLNASQRAPGSGEGARPRPSWLACTLAFTLIFTIVVDVLGNLLVILSVYRNKKLRNAGNLFVVSLAVADLVVAVYPYPLVLISIFNNGWNLGHLHCQISGFLMGLSVIGSIFNITGIAINRYCYICHSLKYDKLYSNRNSLCCVFLIWMLTLVAIVPNLRTGTLQYDPRIYSCTFTQSVSSAYTIAVVVFHFLVPMTVVIFCYLRIWILVLRVRRRVKPDSKPKMKPQDFRNFVTMFVVFVLFAICWAPLNFIGLAVASDPASMVPRIPEWLFVASYYMAYFNSCLNAIIYGLLNQNFRKEYRRIIVSLCTARMFSVCRSHDAADRVKCKPSPLVTNKNLVKVDCV